One genomic segment of Burkholderia pyrrocinia includes these proteins:
- a CDS encoding PTS sugar transporter subunit IIA, giving the protein MENQSAAARRPQAAQSPANMNRLAKILPIENVVIDLSVTSKKRVFEQAGLMFENQNGIARSTVTDNLFARERLGSTGLGEGVAIPHGRIKGLKHPLAAFVRLADAIPFEAPDGQPVGLLIFLLVPEQATQQHLEILSEIAQLLSDRDARERLHNETDIAELHRLLTQWQP; this is encoded by the coding sequence ATGGAAAATCAGTCTGCCGCCGCAAGGAGACCCCAGGCCGCCCAATCGCCTGCCAACATGAATCGCCTAGCCAAAATCCTGCCCATAGAGAACGTCGTCATCGACCTCTCAGTCACCAGCAAGAAACGCGTGTTCGAACAAGCCGGGCTGATGTTCGAGAATCAGAACGGCATCGCCCGCAGCACCGTCACGGACAACCTGTTCGCGCGCGAGCGCCTCGGCTCGACCGGGCTCGGCGAGGGCGTCGCGATTCCGCACGGGCGCATCAAGGGTCTCAAGCACCCGCTCGCCGCGTTCGTCCGGCTTGCCGACGCGATCCCGTTCGAAGCGCCCGACGGCCAGCCGGTCGGCCTCCTGATTTTCCTGCTCGTCCCCGAGCAAGCCACCCAGCAGCACCTCGAAATCCTGTCGGAAATCGCGCAACTGCTGTCCGATCGCGACGCGCGCGAGCGTCTGCACAACGAAACGGATATCGCCGAGTTGCATCGCCTGCTCACTCAGTGGCAACCTTGA
- the hpf gene encoding ribosome hibernation-promoting factor, HPF/YfiA family yields MNLKISGHHLEVTPAIREYVITKLDRVLRHSDQVIDGTVILSVDNHKEKDKQQRAEINLHLKGKDIFVESANGNLYAAIDLLIDKLDRQVVKHMERLQTHAHDPIKLQPSIDQIELPPQ; encoded by the coding sequence ATGAACCTGAAGATCAGTGGACATCATCTCGAAGTCACGCCTGCAATTCGCGAATACGTGATCACCAAGCTGGACAGGGTGCTACGGCATAGCGATCAGGTGATCGATGGCACTGTGATCCTCTCGGTCGACAATCACAAGGAAAAGGACAAGCAGCAGCGCGCGGAAATCAACCTGCACCTGAAGGGCAAGGACATCTTCGTCGAAAGCGCGAACGGCAACCTGTACGCGGCGATCGATCTGCTGATCGACAAGCTGGATCGCCAGGTCGTCAAGCACATGGAGCGCCTGCAAACGCACGCGCACGACCCGATCAAGCTTCAACCGTCGATCGACCAGATCGAACTGCCGCCGCAGTAA
- a CDS encoding RNA polymerase factor sigma-54 — protein sequence MKASLQLRLSQHLALTPQLQQSIRLLQLSTLELQQEVAMAVAQNPLLENDDEWIASPLRVASDGSLIAQTPPAQNTEPAVSNGSSSSSDRAERDEPAGADEYDYASGDGNDGPQWNLDEFGRSSGASDDDDLPPLQVQEAATSLRDHLSAQLRVTQAGPRDRALVMFLIESLDDDGYLTATLDEVLADLPSELEIDCDELNAALALLHSFDPAGVGARSASECLKLQLLRLDPSPTRTLALEIVSQHLELLAARDFTRLRKHLKASDDALRDAHALIRSLEPFPGAAYGKAEADYVVPDIFVKKAGQGWLAELNPEVVPRLRINNLYANILRNSRGDPSAGSLKQQLQEARWLIKNIQQRFDTILRVAQAIVERQKNFFAHGEIAMRPLVLREIADTLGLHESTVSRVTTGKYMLTPFGTLEFKYFFGSHVSTDTGGAASSTAIRALIKQLIGAEDPKSPLSDSRIAELLAEQGFVVARRTVAKYREALKIPAVNLRKSL from the coding sequence ATGAAAGCCAGCCTTCAACTCCGCCTGTCGCAACATCTGGCGCTGACGCCCCAGCTACAGCAGTCGATCCGGCTCCTGCAGTTGTCGACGCTCGAATTGCAGCAGGAAGTCGCGATGGCCGTCGCGCAGAACCCGCTGCTCGAGAACGACGACGAGTGGATCGCGAGCCCGCTGCGCGTCGCGTCGGACGGATCGCTGATCGCGCAGACGCCGCCCGCACAGAACACCGAGCCGGCCGTGTCGAACGGCAGCAGCTCGTCGAGCGATCGCGCGGAGCGCGACGAGCCGGCCGGCGCCGACGAATACGATTATGCGTCCGGCGACGGCAACGACGGCCCGCAATGGAATCTCGACGAATTCGGCCGCTCGAGCGGCGCGTCCGACGACGACGACCTCCCGCCGCTGCAGGTGCAGGAAGCCGCGACGTCGCTGCGCGACCACCTGTCCGCGCAGTTGCGCGTCACGCAGGCCGGCCCGCGCGATCGTGCGCTCGTGATGTTCCTGATCGAATCGCTCGACGACGACGGCTACCTGACCGCCACGCTCGACGAAGTGCTCGCCGACCTGCCGTCCGAGCTGGAGATCGACTGCGACGAACTGAATGCGGCGCTCGCGCTGCTGCACAGCTTCGACCCGGCCGGGGTCGGCGCCCGCTCGGCATCCGAATGCCTGAAGCTGCAGTTGCTGCGCCTCGATCCGTCCCCGACGCGTACGCTCGCGCTCGAGATCGTGTCGCAGCATCTCGAACTGCTCGCCGCACGCGATTTCACGCGGTTGCGCAAGCACCTGAAGGCGAGCGACGACGCGCTGCGCGACGCGCACGCGCTGATCCGCTCGCTGGAGCCGTTCCCCGGCGCCGCGTACGGCAAGGCCGAGGCCGACTACGTCGTGCCCGACATCTTCGTGAAGAAGGCCGGCCAGGGATGGCTCGCGGAGCTCAATCCGGAGGTCGTGCCGCGCCTGCGGATCAACAACCTCTACGCGAACATCCTGCGCAACAGCCGCGGCGATCCGTCGGCTGGTTCGCTGAAGCAGCAGCTTCAGGAAGCACGCTGGCTGATCAAGAACATTCAGCAGCGTTTCGACACGATCCTGCGTGTCGCGCAGGCTATTGTCGAGCGTCAGAAGAATTTCTTTGCGCACGGTGAAATTGCCATGCGCCCCTTGGTTTTGCGGGAAATAGCTGATACGCTGGGCCTACACGAGTCGACTGTCAGCCGTGTGACAACCGGGAAGTACATGCTGACCCCGTTCGGGACGCTTGAATTTAAGTACTTCTTCGGATCTCACGTTTCGACCGACACCGGTGGCGCCGCCTCGTCGACCGCCATCCGAGCCCTCATCAAGCAACTGATAGGAGCTGAAGACCCAAAATCGCCACTTTCGGACAGCCGCATTGCCGAGCTGCTGGCAGAACAGGGTTTCGTGGTCGCGCGCCGCACGGTTGCCAAATATCGCGAAGCCCTCAAGATCCCGGCAGTGAATCTGCGCAAGTCTCTTTAG